In one window of Zhihengliuella sp. ISTPL4 DNA:
- a CDS encoding DUF3180 domain-containing protein has translation MKRTSAGLLAVLALIGAGAGFILDQMLTATGRATFTPSLFLPVLLVLIAGASLGVAWPVRRSVRSGVRIDPFRALRAATLARASSLLGAILAGFGAGLLAFLLTRPIDPPIGSTVAMVALIASAVVLVVAALVAEQFCTLPKDPDDSEPRDRAPEPGGGH, from the coding sequence ATGAAGCGCACCTCTGCCGGGCTGCTCGCCGTCCTCGCGCTGATCGGAGCCGGTGCCGGGTTCATCCTCGACCAGATGCTCACGGCGACCGGTCGAGCCACGTTCACGCCTTCCCTGTTCCTCCCGGTGCTGCTCGTCCTCATCGCCGGCGCATCGCTCGGTGTGGCCTGGCCGGTGCGGCGCAGCGTCCGCTCGGGGGTGCGCATCGACCCCTTTCGTGCTCTGCGGGCCGCGACGCTCGCCCGGGCGTCCAGCCTGCTGGGCGCGATCCTGGCCGGCTTCGGCGCCGGGCTGCTGGCCTTCCTCCTCACGCGCCCCATCGATCCCCCGATAGGGTCGACTGTGGCCATGGTGGCGCTGATCGCGAGTGCGGTCGTGCTCGTCGTCGCCGCTCTCGTCGCCGAACAGTTCTGCACCCTGCCGAAGGATCCTGATGACTCAGAACCCAGAGACCGCGCCCCTGAACCCGGCGGAGGGCACTGA
- a CDS encoding PH domain-containing protein, protein MTQNPETAPLNPAEGTDLDALDQGTYTRLRTARNEARLELDGTWHQISPRYVVSQIVQNVIFLAIVAAAAIVLNVVLEQDWVWIPAGIILLITVLTLIILPRQARAIGYMLRADDIVFRKGILWQRMIAVPYGRMQLVDITQGPLDRAFGISQLKMVTAAATTGVQIPGLTQTAAEALRDTLIQVAETRRTGL, encoded by the coding sequence ATGACTCAGAACCCAGAGACCGCGCCCCTGAACCCGGCGGAGGGCACTGACCTCGACGCCCTTGACCAGGGCACCTACACGCGGCTGCGCACGGCACGCAACGAGGCCCGCCTCGAGCTCGACGGCACCTGGCACCAGATCTCGCCGCGCTACGTCGTATCGCAGATCGTGCAGAACGTGATCTTCCTGGCGATCGTCGCGGCGGCGGCCATCGTGCTCAACGTTGTGCTGGAGCAGGACTGGGTGTGGATTCCGGCCGGCATCATCCTGCTGATCACGGTCCTCACGCTGATCATCCTTCCGCGGCAGGCCCGCGCCATCGGCTACATGCTGCGCGCGGACGACATCGTCTTCCGTAAAGGCATCCTCTGGCAGCGGATGATCGCCGTGCCGTACGGTCGCATGCAGCTCGTCGACATCACGCAGGGTCCGCTCGACCGGGCGTTCGGCATCTCTCAGCTCAAGATGGTCACCGCCGCGGCGACCACCGGCGTGCAGATTCCCGGTCTCACCCAGACGGCGGCCGAGGCGCTGCGCGACACGCTCATCCAGGTCGCTGAGACCCGTCGGACCGGCCTGTGA
- a CDS encoding PH domain-containing protein produces the protein MSESQLPAAPGQAPAGAPPTHLADGEWHRMHPLTPLFKGGLALIIVGGIVIANMRDRVIAWLVGRFAPEDAHYDDYTGGDPVDWVLANNFALIALLGLLALVVVLVAIFWFVWRFQQFRITGDHVEVRKGIIFRSHRRAPLDRVQGVNLTRPFPARIIGLAKLEVVGAGTDANVALEYLATPRAEGVRAEILRLASGARAARHAALDPQSAATPGGHAPASARAQLVGSMNEGVNGLLAGVDLQDVVPESVVKIPAGRLIGSQLISGLLWLVFFGVIFAIAIGSTLIGILIDGEPDGGIVLLGIGLGMGVPMLIAVVGITWAQISKSLRYSIAPTPDGVRITYGLLTTVTETLPPGRIFAVEVSQSLLWRPFGWWTIKINRMSGKSAAQQSSSSGQQFNVVLPVGKRADVERVLSLVLPDIPVESIPALWDQGVVGPTENDPYRTMARRAWWRRPFSWKRHGYTVTTDGLLLRRGIVWRKLAVFPLARLQGVSLSQGPIDRAQAVSGAQVHTVPGPITGLLSGLERADALALLNEVSVAAAEAASRDHTHRWSEHAAAAIAPAPPAFDGAATPPVPPAPPVFGGPGAAAPAPPAPPVTPAPAAAPGPPVPPVRTPPVAPPPAPPLTAPPVAPPAVPPVTPPPPAPPARPDAPREE, from the coding sequence GTGAGCGAGTCGCAGCTTCCCGCCGCGCCGGGTCAGGCACCCGCAGGCGCGCCCCCGACGCACCTCGCAGACGGTGAATGGCACCGGATGCACCCGCTGACGCCGCTCTTCAAGGGCGGCCTGGCGCTCATCATCGTGGGCGGCATCGTGATCGCGAACATGCGTGATCGCGTCATCGCCTGGCTCGTCGGGCGGTTCGCGCCGGAGGATGCGCACTACGACGACTACACCGGTGGCGACCCGGTCGACTGGGTGCTCGCCAACAACTTCGCCCTGATCGCGCTGCTGGGTCTCCTGGCGCTCGTCGTGGTGCTCGTGGCGATCTTCTGGTTCGTCTGGCGCTTCCAGCAGTTCCGGATCACCGGCGACCACGTCGAGGTCCGCAAGGGCATCATCTTCCGCTCGCATCGCCGCGCCCCTCTCGATCGGGTGCAGGGCGTGAACCTCACCCGCCCGTTCCCGGCGCGCATCATCGGCCTCGCGAAGCTCGAGGTCGTCGGCGCGGGCACGGATGCGAACGTCGCGCTCGAATACCTGGCCACGCCGCGCGCTGAAGGGGTGCGCGCCGAGATCCTGCGCCTGGCCTCCGGTGCGCGTGCCGCTCGGCACGCGGCGTTGGATCCGCAGAGCGCCGCGACGCCCGGTGGGCACGCTCCGGCTTCCGCGCGCGCGCAGCTCGTCGGCTCGATGAATGAAGGCGTCAACGGCCTGCTCGCCGGCGTGGACCTCCAGGACGTCGTGCCCGAGAGCGTCGTCAAGATCCCGGCCGGGCGACTGATCGGCTCGCAGCTCATCTCCGGGCTGCTGTGGCTGGTGTTCTTCGGGGTGATCTTCGCCATCGCGATCGGCAGCACGCTCATCGGGATCCTGATCGACGGAGAACCGGACGGCGGGATCGTCCTCCTGGGCATCGGTCTGGGCATGGGCGTCCCCATGCTCATCGCGGTGGTCGGCATCACCTGGGCACAGATCTCCAAATCGCTGCGCTACTCCATCGCACCCACCCCTGACGGCGTGCGCATCACCTACGGGCTGCTCACCACGGTCACCGAGACCCTTCCGCCGGGCCGCATCTTCGCCGTCGAGGTGTCGCAGTCCCTGCTGTGGCGGCCGTTCGGTTGGTGGACCATCAAGATCAACCGGATGAGCGGCAAGAGCGCCGCGCAGCAGTCGTCGAGCAGCGGTCAGCAGTTCAACGTCGTGCTGCCGGTCGGCAAGCGTGCGGACGTGGAGCGCGTGCTGTCGCTCGTGCTTCCCGACATTCCCGTCGAGAGCATCCCCGCGCTGTGGGATCAGGGCGTCGTCGGACCGACCGAGAACGACCCCTACCGCACGATGGCGCGGCGGGCCTGGTGGCGACGGCCGTTCTCCTGGAAGCGTCACGGCTACACGGTGACGACGGACGGGCTGCTGCTGCGTCGAGGCATCGTGTGGCGCAAGCTCGCCGTCTTCCCTCTCGCGCGGCTGCAGGGCGTCTCTCTGAGCCAGGGCCCGATCGACCGGGCGCAGGCGGTCTCCGGCGCACAGGTGCACACCGTGCCCGGACCGATCACCGGCCTCCTGTCGGGTCTCGAGCGGGCCGATGCGCTCGCGCTTCTCAATGAGGTCAGCGTCGCTGCGGCGGAGGCGGCGTCCCGGGATCACACGCACCGCTGGAGCGAGCACGCCGCGGCTGCGATCGCGCCGGCTCCGCCCGCCTTCGACGGTGCGGCCACACCGCCCGTTCCTCCGGCACCTCCCGTCTTCGGCGGCCCGGGGGCGGCTGCGCCTGCGCCACCGGCTCCGCCGGTGACCCCGGCTCCTGCGGCTGCGCCCGGACCGCCGGTTCCGCCCGTCCGGACGCCACCGGTGGCACCGCCGCCGGCTCCTCCGCTGACCGCGCCCCCGGTCGCCCCGCCTGCTGTTCCTCCGGTCACGCCGCCGCCACCCGCCCCACCGGCGCGACCGGACGCGCCGCGCGAGGAGTGA